The following proteins are encoded in a genomic region of Bacteroidetes bacterium GWF2_43_63:
- a CDS encoding phosphoribosylformylglycinamidine cyclo-ligase: MNNDKYLHRGVSSGKEEVHAAAEKIGHGSFERAFCRADADPSDPEKLIVLHADGAGTKSALAYAYWKQTGDLSVWQDIATDAMVMNTDDMLCVGIDNHFFVSSTIGRNKHIVSGDVISAIIEGNLRFREKMKRYGIDIVLSGGETADVGDLVRTIIVDATALGFINRRDFISNEKIAAGDVIVGLSSYGQCEWEDRYNSGIGSNGLTSARHDIFDFSVGQTFPETYDPAIEAFAYVGRNKLTQASPVDGLDMGKLVLSPTRTYLPLMKKVFETMRSSVHGLVHCTGGGQFKCIKFIDKLKVVKDNFFEIPPVFELIMNSGTEPDEMYRTFNMGHRLEIYTDEKSAVEIIKMATDKGIGAQVVGYCEDSQKAEVELKTPFGDFKKEV; this comes from the coding sequence ATGAATAACGACAAATATCTGCATCGTGGCGTTTCTTCCGGAAAAGAAGAGGTGCATGCTGCTGCTGAAAAAATAGGGCACGGAAGTTTTGAACGCGCTTTTTGCAGAGCAGACGCTGACCCGTCTGATCCGGAAAAGCTGATTGTCCTGCACGCCGATGGTGCAGGGACAAAAAGTGCACTTGCTTATGCATACTGGAAGCAAACCGGGGATCTGAGCGTGTGGCAGGATATTGCAACCGATGCGATGGTGATGAATACCGACGACATGCTGTGTGTTGGAATTGACAACCATTTTTTTGTGTCATCGACCATAGGCCGCAATAAGCACATAGTATCGGGCGACGTGATTTCAGCTATCATTGAAGGCAATTTGCGTTTTCGTGAAAAAATGAAGAGGTACGGAATTGATATTGTGCTTTCAGGCGGTGAAACGGCTGATGTAGGCGACCTTGTGCGCACCATTATCGTTGATGCAACAGCGCTGGGATTTATAAACAGAAGGGATTTTATCAGCAACGAGAAAATTGCTGCGGGCGATGTTATTGTCGGACTTTCTTCTTACGGACAATGTGAGTGGGAAGACCGCTACAACAGCGGAATTGGAAGCAACGGACTCACGTCGGCCAGACATGATATATTTGATTTTTCGGTCGGTCAGACTTTTCCGGAAACGTATGATCCGGCTATCGAAGCGTTTGCTTATGTAGGGCGGAATAAGCTTACACAGGCTTCACCGGTTGATGGCCTCGACATGGGGAAATTGGTATTGTCGCCCACCAGGACCTATTTGCCGCTAATGAAAAAAGTGTTTGAGACAATGCGAAGTTCAGTTCATGGATTGGTACATTGCACGGGTGGTGGCCAATTCAAATGCATTAAGTTCATCGATAAACTAAAAGTAGTAAAGGACAATTTCTTTGAAATACCACCGGTTTTTGAACTGATTATGAATAGTGGAACTGAGCCCGATGAAATGTATCGCACGTTCAATATGGGGCATCGTCTTGAGATTTATACCGATGAAAAGTCAGCTGTTGAAATTATCAAAATGGCTACTGATAAGGGCATTGGAGCTCAGGTTGTAGGGTATTGTGAAGACTCGCAAAAAGCGGAAGTTGAATTAAAAACACCCTTTGGGGATTTTAAAAAAGAAGTTTAA
- a CDS encoding Rossman fold protein, TIGR00730 family: MNDNNGFEHLNDDEKIRRALEPKNWHEVKTHDSWQIFKIMSEFVEGFETLAAIGPCVTIFGSARTMTSDPYYKLAVDIAYKLCKAGYGVITGGGPGIMEAGNLGAKKAGGKSVGLNIQLPFEQEANEYIDKDKILNFKYFFVRKVMFMKYSQGFIVLPGGFGTCDEMFEALTLIQTKKIAHFPIVLVGKEYWTDMDKWFRETMVKFGNIAEKDLNLYEFAETPEEAVAFIENYYKKYNLTPNF, translated from the coding sequence ATGAACGACAACAATGGGTTTGAACACCTGAATGATGATGAAAAAATCCGCCGTGCGCTGGAACCCAAAAACTGGCATGAAGTAAAAACGCATGACTCCTGGCAGATTTTTAAAATCATGTCTGAGTTTGTAGAAGGTTTTGAGACACTGGCGGCCATTGGCCCCTGTGTTACTATTTTCGGCTCAGCCCGGACAATGACCAGCGACCCTTATTACAAACTTGCCGTTGACATTGCCTACAAGCTCTGCAAAGCGGGTTACGGGGTAATTACCGGTGGCGGTCCTGGCATCATGGAAGCCGGTAACCTCGGGGCTAAAAAAGCAGGTGGCAAGTCGGTGGGTCTTAACATTCAGCTTCCGTTTGAACAGGAAGCAAATGAGTACATCGATAAAGATAAAATCCTGAATTTCAAATACTTTTTTGTCCGGAAAGTAATGTTTATGAAATACAGTCAGGGCTTTATTGTATTGCCCGGCGGATTTGGAACATGCGATGAAATGTTCGAAGCATTGACGCTGATTCAGACAAAAAAAATCGCACATTTCCCGATTGTGCTTGTTGGCAAAGAGTATTGGACTGACATGGACAAATGGTTCCGCGAAACCATGGTGAAATTTGGCAATATCGCAGAAAAGGATCTTAATCTCTACGAATTTGCTGAAACTCCGGAAGAAGCGGTTGCTTTTATTGAGAATTATTACAAAAAATACAATCTCACCCCCAACTTCTGA
- a CDS encoding excinuclease ABC subunit A yields the protein MSKEEFPFEPGQEWLEVIGAREHNLKDVSVRIPRFSLVVVTGLSGSGKSSLAFDTIFAEGQRRYMDTFSAYARQFIGDMSRPDVDRITGLSPVISIDQKTSGRNPRSTVGTITEIYDYLRLLYARASMAYSRHTGKPMVQYSDARIIEMIEQRFADKQIAVLAPLVKARKGHYRELFEQYRKIGFVFFRIDGEITEAVQGLQVDRYKIHDIELVVDRIEVSATSSKRLGKALNLALRYGKGVVAIHDEQNKNIAFYSRKLMCEETGESYELPEPNSFSFNSPYGACPHCKGLGTVSEVDIKKIIPDKRVVLRKGGIAPLGEYKNNWVFKQVELICKKYGNTLDDEVGDLSDDALNAILYGSNEMLNLTNEYLGVTSSYNLSFDGIINMLLNRQDDDMNPALKRWAESFMNMIPCPECEGSRLKKESLFFKIDEKNIAEVSDYEMDALLSWISNLPKRLDKRTGAIANDIIRELSSRIGFLSEVGLNYLSLSRPAASLSGGESQRIRLASQIGSKLTGVLYILDEPSIGLHQSDNRKLIESIKRLRDAGNSVIVVEHDEEMIRAADYVIDMGPGAGRKGGYITFAGVPAEMSKHSTPTCDYINGIKSISVPEERRKPDSRLITVKGATGHNLNKVQVDFPIGLFVCITGVSGSGKSSLVNETLYPVLSNKLYKSITRPLKYASIEGLEHIDKVIEIDQAPIGKTPRSNPATYTGVFDEIRKLFTILPESKARGYKPGRFSFNVAGGRCETCKGAGLKTIEMNFLPNVYVNCDDCDGRRYNRETLEVRFKGKSISDVLDLTINQAAEFFENQPYILTYVSTLQKVGLGYIKLGQSSTTLSGGEAQRIKLATELTRKDTGRTLYILDEPTTGLHFEDIRVLLEVLNTLVKRGNTVIVIEHHLDVIAYADYLIDLGPGGGKHGGRIVATGTPEEVAQVSDSLTGNYLKEHFENRNRK from the coding sequence ATGAGCAAAGAAGAATTTCCATTTGAACCCGGGCAGGAATGGCTCGAAGTAATTGGGGCCCGCGAACATAACCTGAAAGATGTTTCGGTCAGAATTCCTCGTTTTAGCCTTGTGGTTGTAACTGGTTTGAGTGGTAGTGGGAAATCATCGCTGGCGTTTGATACTATTTTTGCCGAGGGCCAGCGCAGGTATATGGATACTTTTTCTGCTTATGCTCGTCAGTTTATTGGCGATATGTCGCGTCCCGATGTTGACCGGATAACAGGACTTTCGCCAGTTATTTCCATTGATCAGAAGACTTCAGGCCGCAATCCCCGCTCCACTGTTGGAACAATAACGGAGATTTACGACTATTTGCGGCTACTCTACGCACGAGCATCTATGGCCTATTCCCGGCATACCGGCAAACCCATGGTTCAGTATTCTGACGCACGCATTATCGAAATGATTGAACAGCGGTTTGCCGACAAGCAGATTGCGGTGCTTGCTCCATTGGTGAAGGCCCGGAAGGGACACTATCGCGAATTGTTCGAACAATACCGAAAAATTGGTTTTGTATTTTTCCGCATTGATGGAGAAATAACAGAGGCTGTTCAAGGGCTTCAGGTCGACCGATATAAAATACATGATATTGAACTGGTTGTCGATCGCATTGAAGTGTCAGCGACAAGCAGCAAACGTCTGGGCAAGGCATTGAATCTTGCTCTGCGATATGGAAAGGGTGTTGTGGCCATTCACGACGAACAAAACAAAAACATCGCTTTTTATAGTCGAAAACTGATGTGTGAGGAAACCGGGGAATCGTATGAATTGCCCGAGCCGAATTCATTCTCGTTTAACAGCCCATACGGCGCCTGTCCGCACTGTAAAGGGCTGGGAACTGTTTCCGAAGTGGATATCAAAAAAATTATCCCCGACAAAAGGGTGGTTTTGCGCAAAGGCGGAATAGCACCTCTTGGAGAATACAAAAACAATTGGGTTTTCAAACAAGTTGAGCTTATTTGTAAAAAATACGGCAACACCCTCGACGATGAAGTTGGAGACCTCAGCGATGATGCATTGAATGCCATTTTGTATGGTTCGAATGAAATGCTCAATCTCACAAACGAATACCTGGGCGTTACCAGCAGCTACAATCTTTCATTTGATGGAATCATTAATATGCTTTTGAACAGACAGGATGACGACATGAATCCTGCGCTCAAACGCTGGGCTGAGTCGTTTATGAATATGATTCCATGCCCTGAATGTGAAGGATCTCGTTTGAAAAAGGAATCCCTTTTCTTCAAAATTGACGAAAAGAATATTGCCGAAGTCTCGGATTATGAAATGGATGCACTGCTGTCCTGGATCAGTAATTTACCTAAAAGGCTGGACAAACGTACCGGCGCCATTGCAAATGATATCATTAGGGAGCTTTCTTCAAGAATTGGATTTTTGTCGGAAGTTGGTCTGAATTATCTTAGCCTGAGCCGACCGGCAGCATCGCTTTCGGGTGGAGAATCGCAGCGGATCCGGCTTGCATCGCAGATCGGGTCAAAGCTTACCGGTGTTTTGTACATTCTCGATGAACCCAGTATCGGGCTGCATCAGAGCGACAACCGCAAGTTAATTGAAAGTATCAAACGACTGCGCGACGCAGGTAACTCGGTGATTGTTGTTGAACACGACGAGGAAATGATCCGGGCAGCTGATTATGTAATTGACATGGGGCCCGGTGCTGGTCGCAAAGGTGGCTACATTACCTTTGCCGGTGTGCCAGCCGAAATGTCAAAACATTCAACACCAACCTGCGATTATATTAATGGAATCAAATCTATTTCGGTTCCGGAAGAAAGACGTAAACCAGATTCACGCCTGATCACCGTCAAAGGAGCAACAGGTCATAATCTCAACAAGGTGCAGGTCGATTTCCCAATTGGGTTGTTTGTCTGCATCACTGGGGTGTCAGGTAGTGGGAAAAGCTCATTGGTAAACGAAACCCTGTATCCTGTTTTAAGCAACAAGTTGTACAAAAGTATTACACGTCCGCTGAAATACGCGTCGATTGAAGGATTGGAGCATATTGATAAAGTGATAGAGATTGATCAGGCTCCCATTGGAAAAACGCCGCGCAGCAATCCGGCAACTTACACCGGAGTGTTTGATGAAATTAGAAAATTATTCACAATACTGCCGGAATCGAAAGCCCGGGGCTACAAACCTGGCCGTTTTTCATTCAATGTGGCTGGGGGCCGATGCGAAACCTGTAAGGGTGCCGGACTAAAAACCATTGAAATGAATTTCCTGCCCAATGTGTATGTCAATTGTGATGACTGCGACGGGCGCCGCTACAATCGTGAAACGCTGGAGGTTAGGTTCAAGGGTAAAAGCATCAGCGATGTGCTTGATCTCACTATAAATCAGGCGGCCGAATTCTTTGAAAACCAGCCTTATATTCTCACCTATGTTTCGACCTTGCAAAAGGTGGGGCTTGGGTACATCAAGCTGGGACAAAGTTCCACGACGCTCTCCGGTGGCGAAGCGCAGCGTATAAAACTGGCAACCGAACTCACGCGTAAGGATACAGGCCGGACCCTTTATATTTTGGATGAGCCAACAACAGGACTTCATTTTGAGGACATCCGGGTTTTGCTTGAAGTGCTCAATACACTTGTTAAAAGAGGCAACACCGTCATTGTGATCGAGCATCACCTCGATGTAATTGCCTATGCTGATTACCTCATCGATCTGGGGCCCGGTGGAGGCAAGCATGGTGGCAGGATTGTTGCGACAGGAACCCCCGAAGAGGTTGCTCAAGTGTCTGATAGTCTGACAGGTAATTATCTGAAAGAGCACTTCGAAAACAGAAATAGAAAATGA
- a CDS encoding dTDP-4-dehydrorhamnose 3,5-epimerase, whose translation MEVQTFDCEGLLLIKPKVFTDDRGHFLETYHLQKYRELGISSEFIQDNESSSHRFVLRGLHFQTPPNAQGKLIRVVHGSIFDVAVDIRKNSPTYGKYYSAILSAVNNFQFWIPAGFAHGFLSLKENTVINYKCTANYNAASERTLLWNDPDLNIEWPENPLIVSSKDQSGDFFRNFISPF comes from the coding sequence ATGGAAGTTCAAACGTTTGATTGCGAAGGCCTTTTATTGATAAAACCAAAAGTGTTCACCGATGATCGGGGACACTTTCTTGAAACCTATCACTTGCAGAAGTATCGTGAACTCGGCATCAGCAGTGAATTTATTCAGGATAACGAAAGCTCATCGCACCGTTTTGTGTTGAGAGGATTGCATTTTCAAACTCCCCCCAATGCGCAGGGAAAGCTGATCAGAGTGGTTCACGGAAGTATTTTTGACGTTGCTGTTGATATCAGAAAAAATTCTCCGACATATGGGAAGTATTATTCAGCAATACTTTCAGCTGTAAATAATTTTCAATTCTGGATTCCTGCGGGTTTTGCGCACGGATTTTTGTCGCTTAAAGAGAACACCGTTATTAACTACAAATGCACTGCGAATTACAATGCAGCTTCCGAACGAACATTACTCTGGAATGATCCGGATTTGAATATTGAGTGGCCTGAAAATCCGTTGATTGTTAGCTCTAAAGATCAGTCAGGCGATTTCTTTCGTAATTTTATATCACCGTTTTAA